actgcctgtaggaagaatatcgcgcttgcaagttcagtgtatcgtacccgccgaccgaagcaggatcaatttacatcctgcatccacagcacagagggaggctaacAAAAAGGTAGCGATTGtggcaaacgtgtgtataatggcagagccggcgaagaagcagcgaaaacccttgacggaagatgcaaagaaaaggaaaagagcttcagaccgagcgagggggagtttcgtagagaaaaagcatcaggcttgcctggagTCCCTTTAATACGTTTTTTACACCTTttgcagggctgccaacttttcaaaaaaccttggagtgagatttggtggggccaaccaaaattttgctgccgAAATTtctgtttggctcattcagcattataccgtacagtaaagtggttctcaggtgtagggaccaggcatggacggattatgaactttcgggcccctgggcccacatgtattaagggctccccagtaattgtcgcatatgtggaagaggggtttgggggtcctcccccagaattttttcatttgttagatgtgatttcctgtattctggtgcattttggtagcttagaaatctagacacaccctagcggcagcaaattacatttgcttccagggctagtctagcaactctccgttggcttgtgagctcgaaaaattaaacttctatcaggccaatcaaatcgtctatagagtcgttaggggggcataacagaatgattgatggcagagttgcaacggtttggcttgaattccctgctacttgaaaacaaagaagatggatattgctgttggccaacagtgtgacacgagttaagcttgttttgagatggcaaaagtttgaactagccaactagcatgggactcagcgctgtgctattgcgtgcagagggaatttgaaagacaaccgattatcccgcccctcggactgagcactgcgaacggtgagtgcccagaccctacattttaatgtgggtctgccTCGTCAGGCTaccattttggggatggccaatactaaattcaatcagattcatagcctacatcctgatgtgttgatattgaggcaatgattccatgcaaaggcttgggcttcagggccccctgacaccttgggccctTGGGTCTGGGCCCagaaggcccgtgcagtaatccatccctgggaccagggtcccagagttaaccCTTGGGAGTCGCAGCCCAATTTGACCATTTTAGCATACCCTCGGTTTTAGTCATTTTTATCACTGCCATACATATTTCTGCCCTAAGTGTTTGGTTTAATTTTATTCAGCAGAATCTCTGCTTTCTTAATATGTAATTATATCTTAAGAAATACATAGCCTACCCTATCTAAAACTACcccaaaaatacaaaaagcgttttttttttttaaaaagttcaaTCTTGAAGTAGAGCAACAATATATTGTCAATGAACTGTTTTCTGATCATTATATTATTCATTCACATGCATACCAAActaaaataaacaaagaaaacatcTCAAATACCAGAAAAGACATTTTCACGATCGTTGCCGAGTGGAACTTCGATTACTTCGATTACAAGATTACTGCCTTGTAAGCAAAGTGTTGTGGTATTTTGTGGGTAGTAGATTCATGGCAATGTTTTACTTATATTAGTTGAGTTTATGTTAGACATCATGATAAGAACGCAATCGATTACAATGTAATGTtccataaacacatacattttttacagtagcctatttttCACCTATCCCAGTAGGTTATATACGCAATGGTATCATTTGAAAGTGCTTTTCCTGCTCTTTTCCATTGCTACTGTTCGTTCGGTTCTAGCACTCACGATCGCGGAGATATTCGTGATAAAAACCTGATCGATTACAATGGAATGTTCCAAaaatacacattcattttctgtATTTCCAAGAAACTGTTTATTTCGCGATCCCGACAGGTTACACACCCAACCATGGTATCATTTGAAAGTGCCATCCCTGCTCTTTCCATTGTCACTGTTCGTTCGTTTGTAGCACACACGATCGCGGAGATATTCGCGTTGATTCGGACGGTGCGTTTTCATGTCGCCAGCGACATGATGACTTCGAAGGGTTAaatgaacattggtatcaaagggatctagcctactactaggaccatgggcgtcggaggcattgtgaaagtgggtgggacatttcagagggggggtatgggggtcctcccccagaaattttgactagatgcaatttcctgaattctggtacattttaacaggttatttagatacttctatataacaaaataaagccagcctacaaaattaattaaaagtaaatcatgcataatttaaaaataactcaataggctacttggctacgcaataaggtttccattacatcACCGCAaatgttcaatgaacgcatgaaagcggatggtttgtttgaaatcccgacactctttcaactacatggaacgtaatagtgatcatacctccccagatttcagtgcccatcagtcccaacatttaacaatataatcaaacagtccaaaagtaaattaaatatcaaactaaactgaaaatgtcatgcttttgaaggcctaccagtatgccgctccaagaaacgcatatctcaaaataaaactcgcataagaaataaagggctgtctcgaatacaatcctgcccctaaaggcctgtactttgtcttaagaccccggccataatttgaggatttacagtatctaagtagacaaactggcttcagatatccaacagagtgaatagagattgtgcagtcttagctgtggttagtgacgtgatgctgttaatggggagttttacatagcctagcgtaaacctataggttattatttatttggtgcgcctgggacggcttctgaagtagcatcgcaaatgatagaaaatttagaaaattccacagacagggggtgctcttgaaccctctcaccgtctctgaaagcataaccgtggctgaacaggtagatctataggctaaactcatttttcaggcatctgggttgacacttcagcgtggtgttcgttgatgtttcAAAACAAGtatagcgaaatacagtttctgtcttgttttatttggcattttgtaaaatcccattgatttctgttgaaagacaaagacacgttgatattactgcgccaccgtctacgctccaggttcaaatattgagcggaagtttatacacaGTTGTGAGGTGtctaaataaatagttccacaataggcctagcaaataagacggctggaaatcatacattgcaccgatatatttgcttttaatagtcaacgaactccactaaccactcggtgagttgcacagttttgaaaacgaacgttaagggttgttttaggacatgtttgagtagcctacagtatgcctgttggcagccaccctgagcaggcaaaggcgattcaaaacgagtcagaaaagtcgagacgaccaatcgtcaaaatgtcggtgtccaccactctagttcatccaaaacaaaccagaaaatggCCTtgaagtgctaaaaaccggaattttcctttaaagcaTTAAAGCATCAATTACTTAAGGTCACTTGCCTTAAGGTCACTTGCATTGTTGAGTTTGACTACAGTAACTTAAGTTATTATATTATTCTTTTAGATGGATTGTTGTACTCGAGCCTCATGTCGTTAACTCTGAGCTCTATGGCGACAAAGAATGGCATTCTGGTGGAAGGCCAGGCCAAGGTTATCAGTGGTAAACACTGGGAATGGAATGGACCAGATAGGGCTGCTCATACAGTGGTGTGAAACTCAGTGAAGAAGGAAGAGGCTGCTATTTGGGTTATGCTTGGCTGCGTATGAGTGGGAAATGGCTGCATCTAGGTGACCTATTGTTCCTCAGGCATTTGAACATTGTGTGCTTTGTTTCACACTCCTGCCAGTGCAGTATAGCTTCATGTAACTCATGTCAGGTTTTTGGACATTACAGATAAATTGTTATTGGTGAGTTTTATTTCCATGAGGACCTGACTGGATTTTAGGATGGCGGTAATATCATAGTTACTTTACCCTTTTCTGACTTCACACAGCTTATATTTTGCTTGCAATCTGATTAGTGATCATGCCTAGATTCTCATGCCTACTTGTTATTTTTGTCACCTTTTGTCACCTTCCCCAAGAATGTTATATTTTGAAGGTGGTTTGTCTGTTTCGCTTTTGTTAATGTTGCGACATATGGCATTTGGCCTTGACGGATGTCTGCTCTTTGGGTGCCTCTCCAGTTAAGGCTGTTATTATTCTTCCTCTGACAGACATATTTGGGTTATCTTCATGAAGCTCTGCCAACATTGAATACTTATCAGCAAAGTATACTAACCCAGCTGGCCTTGATTCCCAAGGTCACATTTGTAACACTGCCATGTTTCACTTTGCAGCACCACCACTACCATTACAAAAAGTGAATGACAGGAgacatgttgtgttgtgtctagGTAGCAACAAATACAAAAGCACAACAATAGAAAATGGCAAACATGAATTCCATTAGTTTTCTCTGTTTGGAGGCAAAACAAAATGATGTCTGAGCTTTTCATATCTGTTCAAAgtaatgttgtttttttatgttgtcaTCATCACATTACACACTTGCTTTGTACATGTGTTGGCTTGAAGGCAGTGGCTGGAGATGTGTTAAGAGAGAAAAAGGCACGACTTCCACTCCTGGAGTCAAGGCTTTCATGTAGGCTGGGGATGAGCTTTGCTTGTCCCCTGAGGGCTACCATAGTCACACGGTCTGGAAGTGATTTTCTGGTGGAGCTGTCAAAGACTGAAGGTGGGGAGAGAGTGGACACCTTGTAGTGTAACTGACAGGACCTCTGTGTACAGAACACCCCGGCCCTCCAGACGTCTAGCCAAAGATCAGGTGGAGAGGTGAAAGATAAAGACTAGGGGGTGAACTGTCAGGAGACCTGGGACTGCCGTTGCTGTTTGCCACAGTAATTTATACACAGAAGAAAaggattttttcccctttccagGCTTAGACCAAAGAATTCAGATGTTTACTTCATCCggcctattctctctctctctctctctctctctctctctctctctttctctctttctctctctctctctctctctctttctctctctctctctctctctctctctctctctctcttaactaATGCCATGAACTGAATAGTTATTTTCATAACTTTGCATTATCCTCTTCTTCCTTTTTCATTAATGCAATCACAGATAGTCATGTCTGACAGACATCCTATCTcttgctcttgctctctctctctctctctctctctttttcattctctctctaaaCTTCCTCTGCCAGACTGTCTGATTTTGTTAATGGATTCAACAGGAACTGAGGACTAGAGTTTCTTTTTACCAACAAACAAATTAGTCTTTGTGTTTGAgtatgtccccccccccccatacacacacacacactcacacagctggAAGAGCaagagcagagagacagagttctTCATGAAACAAAAGAGACATGCAGCTCAGTAGCTCCAGAACTGCAGCCCCAGGGCATTTGAGATGATCAGTGAAGTGGCCCTGGGGGTAGTGGGGGTAGCTGTTGGCAAATACAATTTTTCTCAAGGAGCTAATCGTGTTGGTTTCTAAGTTTGGAGAGCCGTACACTGCTGACTGGAAGCAAATGAGAGCCATTCATCTCAATAAACAATGCACTTACTATTTTGGGAGAGGTGTTGGAACAGGGAGGACCTTTTAAGTGGATTTATATAGCCAGACACACATTCATTGttatgcagttgtgtgtgtgtgtgtgtgtgtctgtgtgtgcatgtgtgtgtgtgtgtgtgtgtgtgtgtgtgtgtgtgtgtgtgtgtgtaagagagagagagagacagagaaagagtgttTGAACATGGGAGTGAGCAAGCAAATCTTATTATGAGTTGCACAAAGACATCCACGTAAATAAACCATTCAAATTCCCATATCTGtgtttctctgattgttctcaACACATGTCTCTTGAGGATCATCTGTGGAGGGGGTTTTGTTGTTGCCACAGTGGCTCACATGCATGCTACTAATTTCTGTGGCTAGCTGGGGCTTTGTGCCCTGACGCTATGTGTGAGTGGTGCTGTTTTGTGTCCTGTTATCCTTTTTGACTGTTGCACGGGCCACAAGCCGTTTGGACCAGGGgtggtgctgatgtgtgtgtgtgtagggggggtggttaggcctgtgtgtgtctcatgaTGACTTCGTGACTAGGAGCCGGTGCGAGAGTAAGCCGCTCTAAGAACTTAAAAGGTTTAGGCAAAGGAGCTCATATGCCAAAACGCTCCTGCGATGCGTCATCCCTTGTCTCAGAACTCATCTCTGCCGCCACGGTGAGCCTGTGGTGGTGGAAAGTTAGCCTGTGATCTTCATTGTCTGAATGTTAGATTAGTGGTGACTGCTATTACCTgtacctcctctctctgctgttgTAGAGAAGGCAGGGGAACAGAACTCAAATGAGCAACTCTCCTCTGCCTTGGGTGCCTTGTTAACACTAGAACCATGTGTTGTCACCACGTACATTTTCAAAGATTTCAAAATCTAGTTATTCAGCAactcttgtttttcttttctttccttttcttttctgtgtTTGTCTTACTTTTTTGCACTCTGGTGCAGTCATCTTGTTTACCACTCCCCGAGAGCCACATTTGCCATTCATGAGTCCATCCATGCCAGTCTCATGCAGACGCGGTGTACCTTAGCCCTTTCAGCAGGACTCATTGTTCAGGTCCCTCCACCTCACGTAACCTAGCGGAGGTATCGCTTACACACCGACGATAGTGTTTCCGAGAGGGGCCCCTGGCCATTAACTGTTTATTATTGCTCTTACTCAAACCATGACAGGGAGATGCTACTTGCTCACCCGCTTCCTCAGTTTTCCCTTCTAGCTTGGCCCCCTGATCGTAAAAAAGCAGTTTTAAAAAAACCCCACATATGTACGTTTGCACAGATgcatatttgcacacacacacatacacacacacacacacacacacacacacacacacacatgaaacacacatgtaaacacacacacctcacacataaaatcacacacacacacacctcacacataaaatcacacacacacaccacacacacacacacaccacacatgaaaacacacacacacacaccgaaaacacacatgtaaacacacacacacacacacacacacacacacacacacacaccacacacatgaaaacacacacacacacacacacacacacacacgaaaacacatgtaaacacacacacctcacacatgaaaacacacatacacacacacacacacacacacacacagaaaacacacatgtaaacacacacacacgccacacacatgaaaacacacacacacacacacacacacacacacacacacaccacacacatgaaaacacacacacacacacacacacacacacacacacgtacacacagtaCGGCTTAACCTTAAGCTGTGGGTTCTTAGCCCTGTTGTTGTCTCCTTGTTGTTGTTCCCCTCGGGATGGAACGGCCTTCTTTTCTGATAAACCCTCAGGGCATGTGGGGTGAAGCCTCTGCCATCCGCATTAATACTTCtctcagtgtgagagagagagagaaagcgaaagagagagagagagagaaagtgagatagagagagagagagagagagagcctccaGTGAAGCAAAAAGTCAAACTGTCCTGGGATGCCCTTGCTGATGTGGCAGCCAGCTCCTTAGCCATTGTAAGGATGCGGTCCGTATCATTTGTTGTCACTTGGAACATCATCATgtcatcacaaaaaaaaaacacagacgcAAGAAAAACAAGCGTGACAAAAACAACAATGAGCTCTCTCTTGGGAGAGCACTAAACCATGGCCTGAATTCAGTTGTGGGATTCTCTGTGAGGGCCTGGTAGCATCAGATAGCGCAGTAGTAACACATGAGATTATGCCCCACGGGGCTCTCTGGGAGCGAACAGCAAACTCGTTTAGCAGTGTCACAGATACTTGGGACAAATCAGCCAGGCTGGCTCGTAGATATGGGTTGGCAATGGTGGCTTAACCTCCCGATGAGTAGATTTGTATTCTTCTCAATTCTTCTGGAAAACAGTGAGTGTGGCTGACAGTGTAACTTCATGTAACTTTTCACCACTTCAGCCTCTGGTTGAATGAGGAAAAAACATTTGGCAGCATTACAATCATCTTTGttgtctctcttgctctttcaaCTGTAACACTATCATCTTTGGACGAGGAAAGAAGAGATGGGTCTGAATATGTAATGTACAGTTTTACAACCTTGCTGCTTGATGCAAATTGGTTGTTTTGTATTAATTTGCTGACTTCAAACTAatttcactctctttttctgtcctgttttctctctctctccctctctttctctcctcattCTAGTCTGTGGTCTGAACGTCGACATCCGCAATGACATCCGCGAGTTCACACGGCTACTGGAGAACTGCACGGTGGTGGAGGGCTACCTGCAGATCCTGCTCATCGGCGACAAGACCAACCACCTCAATCAGGAGGTCTTCCGAACGCTCAGCTTCCCCAAGCTCACCGTCATCACCGACTACCTGCTGCTCTTCCGCGTCTCGGGCCTGGACAGCCTCAGCACACTCTTCCCCAACCTCAGCGTCATCCGCGGCCGCAACCTCTTCTACAACTATGCGCTGGTCATCTTCGAGATGACCAGCCTCAAGGACATCGGCCTGTACAGCCTGCGGAACATCACGCGCGGCGCCATCCTGATCGAGAAGAACCCCGAGCTGTGCTATCTGAACTCGGTGGATTGGTCGCTCATcatggacaacaacaacaacttcatCGTGGGCAACAAGCAGACGACGGAATGTGGCGACGTGTGCCCGGGTATCATGGATGGACAGCCTGAGTGCATCAAGACTAGCTTCAATGACCACTACAGCCACCGCTGCTGGACGGCCAACCACTGTCAGAAAGGTAAGCAGGTGCTCTTAGTACTGTTTGGAAAGTTTGCAAAGAGCCATCCCACCCAGAGAAGTATCCACCCACTGGTGACTGGTTGGGTTCAGCTGATGCTGGCTCCTTCCACACTGAAGTTGTTCTGGTTCTAAGTTTGCCTCCAGGACAGCAGGTTTAGTTCTGACATGATCTTGTTTGTCATCCACTGACTGTCGGAGGAGTTTAAGGAACAGTTGTTTTAAAATGCTCGATTTGGGATGGGTGTCTGCTGTTAAGCTTGGGGGTGCTTTGGCTTTGTTTTCAAAGATTCAGCTGTGACAAGCAGGAGCAGGACAGAGTGCAGAGTAGTCTACAGAAAACGAGTATTTGGACAACTGCAAAATAGCTTTCTGTGCTACATAGGGATTCCTCAGGATTTAATTGGTCTGAGACACATTAGGGAACAGGGTAGACTGTTTtttggtgtgtgaatgtgtgtgtgtgtgtgtgtgtgtgtgtgtgtgtgtgtgtgtgcttctgcgtATGTAATAAAAGCCTGGCGTCTCTGTTTGGTACTGAGAGCTTTGGAGAGTCAGCCAGGCAGGACCCATCATGTAAATATTGAGTTAGTCTTATCTGCTCTCACAGCGCGCACTCAATGAGTTTACGGGCGGCGCAATTAATTAAGGCCTTTATTGCAACAACAGACAGTTTCAGGTAGAGCTTTCATCTTATCGGCCCCCAAAGgaaaaagcaaaacataatCGCCCTTGAGAAACGATACTCAACAAGCTGTTTGctaagaaaagtgtgtgtgtgtgtgtgtgaattatttACTTATTCATAGTTGCTTATGAACCCTGATATCCCTGGTGATATGGGTGTCATGTATAGGTTTGCATGAATTTATGAACACAAGGATTTGtcttggaaattgaaaacagtTGAAaacaaatagaaagagagagatgaagtgatagggagagagagaaagagagagagagggtggctATTAGGTCTACTGAGTCATCTGAAGCCCTCCTCTCCAGCCTCATCCTGGGACAAGCCTATACCTGCCCCCCCaacatccacccccccccacacacacacacacacctttcccctGCACACCTGTTTGCTGTGGTAACGTCTTCTGGGAAGAGTGGCTCTTGAGGGGGGAGGTGACGGTGAGTCATCCTTGGACTCCAGGGCTTCCCATTCATGCTCCGCACTGCTGTGTGGCCGACAAGCCAGGTCGCCTTTCTTCTCATCTGCCAACACACAACAACGGCAAGAACAGAGGGACACACTGTCTCTGTCagtccttcttcttcttcttgttctctctctttctttttataCAAAACTCTTGAATAAAGAAGCACCTGTCCACTTGCGACCGCAGTGCTTAGCTTAGGAGGGGGAGACTGTTAGACAGTTGGTTATAGAGGACAGGGCAGGGTTATCCAGTCTCTTTTTAGTCATAGGTTAGACCTAGTCAGgaggatacagagagagagagagagagagagagaggggagagagagagagagagagagagagagagagagagagaaagacagagtgttGACCTAATGGGGGAGGAAGAATGAcatagatacagagagagagagagagagagaaagatacttTTCCTTTAGAGGCGAAGTGCAGTAGAAGGTGATGGCGGCTAAAAGTGAGGAGGTTGGCGGCTTCAGCAGGGAAAGAGATAAGCTTCAAAGAGCcgctttctccttctctccctctctggtttctctctctctctctgtctttctatctgtcCTCTACTGGCAAGATAACAGTAGGTGGACGCCAAGGAGTGCCGGCGCAGAGGcaatgtctgctgtgtgtgtgtgtgtgtgtgtgtgtgtgtgtgtgtgtgtgtgtgtgtgtgtgtgtgtgtgtgtgcgcatgtttgttGCTTTTGGGGGATGGGTGGACTCGGCGGCGTCAGAGCAGAAGCCTGGCTTCCTGAGTGGACAAGTGTTAGGGGACGCGGCGTCTTTCAAATGTCACTGAGTGCAGGACTCCAGGCAGCCGTTCCTGTGAACCACcgactctcctccctctcttcctctctctctccctttctttctattcttctccttttcttccctctgtcagtgtctctctttcctttttctttctccctcaccctatctctctcctctctttctctctctctctttctatctctctctgtctctctctctgtctcccttgctCGCTGGCGGTATAATTGCCTTGTTTTTCTAGAGCACAGATGTTTCTTCAAGGGCACGCTGGgctgtttttttctcctcctcttttcctttcttGCAGTCAATCTGGATCAGTCGCCCTGCTCTCTAATTACACCGCTTAGAGATGCTGTCCTCCTCGCCCCACACACTCCACTGCCTCTGTGCTCCCAGCtagctttgtttgtgtgtgtgtatgtgtgtgtgtgtacactactcaatgtatgtttcagtgtgtgtgtgtgtgtgtg
This DNA window, taken from Alosa sapidissima isolate fAloSap1 chromosome 11, fAloSap1.pri, whole genome shotgun sequence, encodes the following:
- the LOC121724091 gene encoding insulin-like growth factor 1 receptor, with product MKSGIERDKLTLFWGLLLSVSTLCMWPAGGEICGLNVDIRNDIREFTRLLENCTVVEGYLQILLIGDKTNHLNQEVFRTLSFPKLTVITDYLLLFRVSGLDSLSTLFPNLSVIRGRNLFYNYALVIFEMTSLKDIGLYSLRNITRGAILIEKNPELCYLNSVDWSLIMDNNNNFIVGNKQTTECGDVCPGIMDGQPECIKTSFNDHYSHRCWTANHCQKVCPKRV